In one window of Haemorhous mexicanus isolate bHaeMex1 chromosome 31, bHaeMex1.pri, whole genome shotgun sequence DNA:
- the DAP3 gene encoding small ribosomal subunit protein mS29, translating into MLRSLKGLVCHSLKPDRGRALPRAGLGSVSSQDVPAEKPRAIFHTSESDPARHSEQHEGRLYSIPLEELRAVFPHGLPHRFQQQIQTFNEARVMVRRPALEILACLKGSNFAHPAVRYVIYGERGTGKTMTLCHVVHYCSRQGWLVLHVPDAHLWVKNCKELFQSSYNKDRLDQPLQASVWLKNFKTSNERFLEEIKTQKKYIWGRRESTEEGRPLREVVEQGLARARSASDAVGVLLRELKQQSQRGSFRLLVAVDGVNALWGRSTLSKEDKSPVSPGELTLVHNLRKMLTNDWTGGAIVTTLSQTGSLFKPSSAYTPQELLGKEGFDALDPFVPIPVPNYSPREFESCYGYYLERRWLQHEKARTEDGKAELRFLSGSNPRQLDRLAGPL; encoded by the exons atgctGAGAAGCCTGAAAGGACTCGTGTGCCATTCTCTGAAG CCTGACCGTGgccgtgccctgcccagggctggcctgggctcTGTGTCCAGCCAGGATGTCCCAGCAGAGAAACCCCGAGCGATTTTCCACACCAGCGAGAGCGACCCG GCCAGGCACTCGGAGCAGCACGAGGGCCGTCTGTACAGCATCcccctggaggagctgagggctgtGTTCCCCCACGGGCTGCCCCATCGTTTCCAGCAGCAG ATCCAGACCTTCAACGAGGCGCGCGTGATGGTGCGGAGGCCGGCGCTGGAGATCCTGGCCTGCCTGAAGGGCTCCAACTTTGCCCACCCTGCTGTCAGATACGTGATCT ATGGGGAGAGAGGAACAGGGAAGACCATGACCCTGTGCCACGTGGTTCACTactgctccaggcagggctggctggtgctGCACGTCCCAGATG CTCatctctgggtgaagaactgCAAGGAGCTCTTTCAGTCTTCCTACAACAAAGACAGGCTGGATCAGCCTCTGCAGGCCTCTGTGTGGCTCAAGAACTTCAAAACCTCCAATGAACGTTTCCTGGAAGAG ataaaaacacaaaaaaaatacatttgggGCAGAAGAGAGAGCACAGAGGAGGGCAGACCTTTGAGGGAAGTGGTGGAGCAG GGTCTGGCCCGTGCCAGGAGTGCCAGCGATGCCGTGGgggtgctgctgagggagctgaagcagcagagccagcgCGGCTCCTTCCGGCTCCTGGTGGCCGTGGACGGCGTCAACGCGCTCTGGGGCCGCAGCACGCTGAGCAAGGAGGACAAGAGCCCT GTTTCTCCAGGGGAGCTGACGCTCGTGCACAACCTGCGCAAGATGCTGACCAACGACTGG ACTGGAGGTGCCATTGTGACCACCCTCAGCCAGACTGGCTCGCTCTTCAAACCCAGCTCAGCCTAcactccccaggagctgctgggaaag GAGGGCTTCGATGCCTTGGACCCCTTTGTGCCCATCCCGGTCCCCAACTACAGCCCGAGGGAGTTCGAGAGCTGCTACGGCTACTACCTGGAGCGCCGGTGGCTGCAGCACGAGAAAG CGCGCACGGAGGACGGCAAGGCGGAGCTGCGGTTCCTCAGCGGCTCCAACCCGCGGCAGCTGGACCGGCTGGCGGGACCCCTATAG
- the MSTO1 gene encoding protein misato homolog 1: MPGEAVTLQLGHYSGCVGAHWWGLQAAALRSPAEPAELRAAALLRFGRGPGGSESPAPRLVALELKGGVGALRPDGAGTEPPVSWDGAVADYRDRGCASRDTGSRRGDAAGDAKGSPGAAGPGAAPAGSRDTPSVRLWSDYLNVHLHPKSLYVIRQFLHDGDCGCLEAFGQGESLLQDPACVEELEDRLHFFVEECDYLQGFQVLCDLHNGFSGVGAKVTELLHDEYSRKGILTWGLTPVLSAVGDPQKSFCRLMNTALGIAHLSRHSSLFCPLSLSGSLGLKPEPPVTFPYINYNASLNYHSSAILAAALDTLTAPYRLCSSQASMLHFADSLAFSGRKVVAAWAALPFPALSGSSLPDVLSAHQDVPWKLLSSWKEQKVSSCFAQSVVLRGICQEKATSSCLGQPRSPLHSCESPGQVLQHYLHTQFPGAFSTGHVLQQPCHTQPPFPQFFSPLLTRRGFLLDRAQGFSSAGVESIPVLAALQSWPGLRWLLSGLCRELRPRRWGGSCAAGLEQDDFQEALEELRTLAQCYETGFGADGSEDEGDSD, from the exons ATGCCGGGGGAGGCGGTCACGCTGCAGCTCGGCCACTACTCGGGCTGCGTGGGCGCGCACTGGTGGGGGCTGCAG GCCGCCGCGCTGCGCAGCCCCGCCGAGCCCGCCGAGCTCCGCGCGGCCGCGCTGCTCCGCTTCGGGCGGGGCCCGGGCGGCAGCGAGAGCCCCGCGCCGCGGCTGGTGGCGCTGGAGCTGAAAG GCGGCGTGGGCGCGCTCAGACCGGACGGGGCGGGCACGGAGCCGCCGGTGAGCTG GGACGGGGCTGTCGCCGATTACCGGGACCGGGGCTGCGCGTCGCGGGACACCGGGAGCCGCAGG GGAGACGCTGCCGGGGACGCGAAGGGGAGTCCCGGTGCTGCGGGACCAG gtgcagctcctgcaggctcccGGGACACTCCCTCAGTGAGGCTCTGGTCTGATTACCTCAACGTGCACCTGCACCCCAAGAGCCTCTACGTGATCCGGCAGTTCCTGCACGATGG GGACTGTGGTTGTCTCGAAGCCTTTGGGCAAGGTGAAAGTCTCCTGCAGGACCCTGCCTGTGTGGAGGAGTTGGAAGATCGGCTGCACTTCTTCGTTGAGGAGTGTGATTACCTTCAG GGGTTTCAGGTGCTTTGTGACCTGCACAATGGATTCTCTGGAGTTGGTGCCAAggtgacagagctgctccacGACGAGTACTCACGGAAGGGGATCCTGACCTGGGGCCTGACTCCAGTCCTGAGTGCTGTGGGA gaccctcagaAGAGTTTCTGCAGACTGAtgaacacagccctgggcaTTGCCCACCTCTCCCGTCACAGCTCTCTCTTCTGCCCCCTGTCACTCAGTGGGAGTTTGGGACTCAAGCCAGAACCTCCTGTGACCTTTCCATACATAAATTACAAT GCATCCCTGAACTACCACAGCAGTGCAATTCTGGCTGCAGCACTCGACACCCTCACGGCTCCCTacaggctctgctcctcccaggccTCCATGCTGCACTTTGCCGACTCCCTCGCCTTCTCCGGGAGGAAG GTTGTGGCTGCCTGGGcagctcttcccttccctgccttgtCGGGCTCCTCGCTCCCTGATGTTCTCAGTGCCCACCAGGACGTGCCCTGGAAGCTCCTGTCCTcctggaaggagcagaaggtcagctcctgctttgctcagTCAGTTGTGCTCCGAGGAATTTGCCAGGAGAAAGCCACCAG cagctgcctgggccagccCAGGTCccccctgcacagctgtgagagccctgggcaggtgctgcagcactACCTGCACACCCAGTTCCCAGGAGCCTTCAG CACAGGCCAcgtgctccagcagccctgccacacCCAACCTCCCTTCCCCCAGTTCTTCTCTCCCCTCCTGACCAGACGAGGCTTCCTCCTGGACAGAGCTCAGGGCTTTTCCTCAGCAG GTGTGGagagcatccctgtgctggcagccctgcagagctggcctggCCTGCGCTGGCTGCTCTCGGGGCTCTGCCGGGAGCTGCGGCCGCGGCGCTGGGGCGGCTCCTGCgcggctgggctggagcaggacgACTTCCAGGaggccctggaggagctgaggacCCTGGCCCAGTGCTATGAgacagggtttggagctgaTGGATCTGAGGATGAAGGAGATTCAGACTAA